The genomic stretch cctcgtttttggcattttagggctgTAAAGATAGAATTCTGTCTGATTTCCAGATTTTCATATGATATAACCCACGCCTTCTACATAGGTCCGGGTGACCGGACCTAGATTACCTAAAATTTTGCTGGACCATAAAAAATGATCTATAGAACAttagtcaccgcctcgccatgaccgttcatCGTTTTTTGCGTGTTAGGTTCATAAAATAGAATTTTGctcgattcctagattttcgtgtgttatagcccacaccttctgtATGGGCCTGGATGGCTGGACCCGAATCACCTTAAATTTTGTTAAACCTTAAAAAACTACCTAAATAATAATATTCACTGCCTCTCCATGATCTCTActcgttttttggcgttttagggccatataACTAGAATTTCGCCTGATTCCCAATTTTTCATATGCTATATATTCTACGCCTTTTGTATGGGCCCGAGCGGCCAGACCCAGATCTCTTGAAATTTTTTGgaaccatcaaaaatgacctaaggaacaatagtcgccgcctcaccatgaccgttcctcattttttagcGCTCTAGGgttataaaactggaattccgcccgatttccaaatttttgtgtgttattacTCACACCTTTTGTATGAGCCTGAACggccggatccggatcgcctaaagaTTTGCcggaccatcaaaaatgacctaaggaacaattgTAACCACCTCGCTATGACTGTTTCTTGTTTTTTgcattttagagccataaaactgaaattctgcccaatttcgagatttttgtgtgctatggcccacgccttctgcatgggcccgGGTGGCCGGATTAAAATTATTTTCGACtgtcaaatatgacctaaggaataatagttatcgcctcgccatgaccgtcTTTGGCgatttagggccataaaactagaatttcgtTTGATTCttagattttcatgtgctatagcccacgccttctacaAGAGCTGGGGCAGTCGGACCCGAATCACTTATATTTTTGCCGATccttaaaaaatgacctaaggaacaatagtcactacTTCACTATGATtgttcctcatttttggtattttagggtcataaaattATAATTCGGTCTGATTCTCAGATgtttgtatgctatagcccaccaCATTTGCATGTATCCAGGAAACTGAACCCGAATTACCTAAACTTTTGTCGGCCCATAAAAAACGACCCAAGGAATAATAGTCATTGTTTTGCCATGATCGTTccttgtttttggcattttaggacaaaaaataaatttcatccgattctcaaatttttgtgtgttatatagTCCACACCATTTGCATGCATCCGGGCGACTGGACCCGAATAGCCTAAAATTTTACCtgcccataaaaaatgacctaagaatCAATACTCATcgcttcgccatgaccgttcTTTATTTTTAGCGTTTTAGGGCCAAACAATTAGAATTTCGCCCAATTCCCAAAtattcgtgtgttatagcccacgacATCTGCATACATCCAGGTGACCGGACCCGAATCCCTTAGAATTTTACATGCCCATAAAAAtgatctaaggaacaatagtcattgtTTCGCTATGACCGTTCCTCTTTTTTGCGTTTTAGGGCTATAAAAATTAGAATTCCGTccgattttcagatttttgtatgctatacCCCACCTTATCTTCATACATCCGGGAGGCCGGTCCCGAATCCCCTAAAAAAAATTCGGTCCatcaaaatgacctaaggaaaTTTAGTCATCACTTCTCCATGACCGCTCCTcatattttggtattttagggccataaaactggaattttgcCCGATTTTCGGATTTTATATGTTATAGCTCATGCCATCTGTATACGTATGGGCGACCAGACCGGATTCGCCTAAAAATTTCTGGCCCATCAAAAACAACTTAAAGAACAATAAACATTatttcgccatgaccgttcctcgtattttggtgttttagggccataaaactaaaaTACCATCCGATTCTcagatttttgtgtgttataacccACGTAATCTATATGCATCCGGACAACCGatcccgaattgcctaaaaaaatTTCGGCCTATAAAAAATGATCTAAGATATAATAATCATCgtttcgccatgaccgttcctcatatTTGGCCCTTTATGACCATAAATTTGGAATTTCGTTGTTATTAAGAGATCGCGCATGTAATATCTATGATTGCCTAAGTGATTTTCGCTTGATCGTCTATTAGTTGTTATTATTCTTCATTTTTTATAAAGTAGGAGATACTGGTGAATTCATAGATTGTCTGTGTGCATCTAAATTTCGCTCGTGTATTATTTATGATTACCTAAGTGATCTCCTGATCGCTTATTAGGTATTACCAAGATCATTTTTGGGTAGATCGCTTATTAGTTATTACCAGGTTTTTATAAAATGGAAGACACCGGTGATCTCATAGATCGTATGTGTTATCTAGGCATCACATGTGATTTATGATCATCTAAGTGATCTGCAGTTGATCGCTTATTAGTTATTACCATGATCATTTTTTTATAAAGTAAGAGATCATGATGTAATCATATATCGTCTATTTGATACCTAAATACCACTCATGTATTATTTATGATCGCCTAAGTGATCTCTGGTTGATCGTTAATTAATTATTACCATGATTATTTTTTATAAGTGGAAGATCCTGATAAAATCATATATCACGTATATGTTACCTAAAAATCGACGTGTATTATTTATGATCGCCTAAGTGATCTTTTATTGATTGTTTATTAGTTATTACCATATATCGTTTATGTGTTATCTAAAAATCGCATGTAACTCTATAATTGACCTAAATAATTTTTAATTGATTGCTTATTAGTTATTACCACGATCATTTTCTATCTAAGGGAGATCATGTGAGTGATTCATGGTTTGCTTTAGCCGTTCATGAATTTGTTTTTTACTCAAAAGAAAATCAACTACTTTTTTGACTTTGTTTTTCATGATGTTCTTCTTATAAGGATGATTCACTCCTCCTCCTTGAACAAAATGCTACATATGTGGACATCCTGAAATGTTATCACGTGCATAAAAGTTAAATTCACTGTCACTCTATGACAAAATTCACCCATTATTAATGCATCATTATCCCAACGGTCTAATCACTTAAGTTTCgcattcaaattttcaaaaagccAATAATTCCCATAAATTTCTGCATCCTTAGTACACCTACTCTCTCGTCCCACTCGTCTCCATCCGTGACCTTTTGCATTTAGCTAAAGATTCTTCTGTCACGAGTCTTTGTAATATCGATTTAAGATACATTGACAGTTTAAAGAACTTTTATATTATTTTCGTGTGACTTATTGGTTACAGGTTCGAACAGTAAAATCAGTTATTAATACTTGTATTAGGGTAAGTCGTTTACATCACACCCGCTGCATCGTGTGATGCAGCCTTTTTTCGGACCCTGTGTGAATATGGAATACCTTGTACATCAGACTACTCTTTACATTTATAAAGGGAACCTCTATCTCTCTCCCTATACAGAATTTTTATATTATCTCTGTGTGACATATAGGTTACAGGTTCGAACAGTTGAAGCAGACATTAATACTTGCATTAGGGTAAGTTGTCTACATCCACACATTTTGGGATGCAGTCTTTTTCTGATCCCTGCGTGAGTACAGGATACCTTGTGCACCGGACTGCTCTTTATATTTAATTAACCGTTGTAGCCgattattttttttctatttttcagaTTATTACATCAAGAATGCTATAGAAATTTTGGTTTTGTTGTGTAAACGATTAGTAGAAATAGTTTTCTACATTATCGAGTATAAGTTATATGTAATGTTAGTGTAAATAATTGtatactactccctccgttccaatatACGTGAATCAGTTTGACTGaacacagagtttaagaaaaaataaaaaaaattggaatTTGCGGTCTTAAACATGTTAGAAAGGGATCCaaaatatttgtgtggttataaaagcttctcctTAAATGTAGAATtgaaagtttaagctaaattattttcaaatttagaaaaggATCATTCTTTTTTGAACGGACAGAAAAAAATAGTTAATCAAATAATATTTATAGATAATTCTTCTTAAAATATAAGATTTGTgatcttgaaaaaaaaaaaagttatctgCTACAACAAATAAAGACGGCCGAATGATGTAAAGATTCTTTACCCTAATGTAtattatttaaattcaaaaaacgTATATTGTGACTTCACAAAATTAAAACTttttgtaatatatatatatatatatatatgcacgcAAATTCACACACTACAAATAAACCCCaccatttctcttttcattcatTGAGCAAAATATTCTCTTTTTTTATCAATGGGAAACTGCAACTGTTCAATGAAAGCAGTGACAACAGATGCAAGAAAACTAGATTTTAATTTCGCTCGTGTTATGACAGATTCTGGAGAAATATTAAACCTTAAAGGTCCAAAATTAGTTCGACAAGTCCTAAATGAATTCCCAGGTTACAATATTTTTAGTTCTAATCATTTGTCTTGTCCATTACATGATCAAGAATTACTCGTCGACGGAAAATTCTACTATCTTCTCCCTGTGATTGAAAAAGAACGAATATCAGAAGCAGAACAAAAAGAGCCAATTCGAGTTTCTTCGAGTAATTTGACAAAAGGTTCAGCTATGGAAGTTTTGCCAGCTCCACGAGAAGGTATTTTTAGATAGGAATAGTTTGTAACATATATTCTTGAAGTGTGTTTCCATCTCGTCTAATAAAAGTTTGAAGTGTTCAAAATAGTCACTTTGATTTACTTAATTGTATTTTCACTCGCGCTAAAGGGGAgttttggcgtaactggtaaagttactGCTATGTTAGTGAGGAGATCgcaggttcgagccgtggaaacatcCTCTTGTAAAAATACAAGGTAAAGTTGTGTACAATGGAACCTTGCGGCTAGGCCCTTCCCCCaacccgcgcatagcgggagcttagtgcaccgggctgccctatGTTTTCATCACCCCTTTCACTTgtggccaagttttttttttcatgagtatattttttttttttgatagtgGACGCTGTGAGACTTGAACTCGAGTATCACTGTCTGCTATGATACTTTGCTAAAGTGTGTGATAATCTTATCTAAAAGTTTAAACTAttataaatacatttttatttacTTAGTTAAAAATATACATTAATTAAAAACGTCTAAAACTTGAATGCTA from Nicotiana sylvestris chromosome 12, ASM39365v2, whole genome shotgun sequence encodes the following:
- the LOC104210159 gene encoding uncharacterized protein, giving the protein MGNCNCSMKAVTTDARKLDFNFARVMTDSGEILNLKGPKLVRQVLNEFPGYNIFSSNHLSCPLHDQELLVDGKFYYLLPVIEKERISEAEQKEPIRVSSSNLTKGSAMEVLPAPREGVWRVKLVINPQQLEEILSEEGNTNALIEQMRLAATANSATKHKRNTSCGVNWKSTLPSVFKLPNEKQNKILALDQSSTSSPK